The Pirellulales bacterium genome contains a region encoding:
- a CDS encoding DUF1559 domain-containing protein — MKNRRRTGFTLVELLVVITIIAMLMGLLLPAVQNARESGRRTECLNNIKQLMVAARSYEASKKELPGYANEIAKSGTTSRLASWTIMLFPYLDREDVWRKWSDPTVNVANSVYTPYMQILTCSSDPPDSNDQPWLAYVVNCGIPDNFRFGGVRRERTTANGVFFDRFTGELPSNGPKAKRLAMSLDHIPDGASNTLMFSENIQADRYANANWLATASAQNPWPQATVFEIERSTGFVWDPGITNNTLRNPAQKINGDKAAPPPSGTIGSLDDIQPYFYARPSSSHSSGVNIAMCGGETLFLREDINYVVYQQLMTSNGRLSDMYSDSSNPNDPKVSPKAYILSDADWK; from the coding sequence ATGAAGAACCGTCGCCGCACGGGCTTCACGCTCGTCGAGTTGCTCGTGGTGATTACGATCATCGCCATGTTAATGGGTTTGCTGCTGCCAGCGGTACAAAACGCCCGCGAAAGCGGCCGGCGCACCGAGTGCTTGAATAATATCAAGCAATTGATGGTCGCAGCCCGCAGCTACGAGGCAAGCAAGAAAGAATTGCCGGGATATGCGAATGAGATTGCCAAGAGCGGCACGACAAGCCGATTGGCATCATGGACGATCATGTTGTTTCCCTATTTGGATCGCGAAGATGTTTGGCGGAAGTGGAGCGATCCGACGGTGAATGTCGCCAATTCAGTCTACACGCCGTACATGCAGATTCTGACTTGTTCCAGTGATCCGCCCGACAGTAACGATCAACCTTGGCTAGCGTATGTCGTGAATTGTGGAATTCCAGACAACTTTCGGTTTGGCGGCGTCCGGCGCGAACGAACCACGGCCAATGGCGTGTTCTTCGATCGCTTTACCGGAGAACTGCCGTCGAATGGACCAAAAGCAAAACGCTTGGCCATGTCGCTCGATCATATTCCCGACGGTGCCAGCAACACACTGATGTTTTCTGAGAACATCCAAGCCGACCGATACGCGAATGCAAACTGGCTAGCGACCGCATCAGCACAAAATCCGTGGCCACAGGCAACAGTTTTCGAAATCGAACGTTCCACCGGTTTTGTTTGGGATCCAGGCATCACAAATAATACACTGCGAAATCCAGCGCAAAAGATCAACGGAGATAAGGCGGCTCCACCACCTTCTGGCACAATCGGCTCGCTCGATGATATACAGCCATATTTCTATGCCCGTCCGTCAAGCTCACACTCGAGTGGTGTAAACATCGCCATGTGTGGCGGTGAAACCCTCTTTCTTAGAGAGGACATTAATTACGTGGTTTACCAACAGTTGATGACCTCGAACGGTCGTCTGTCGGATATGTATTCCGACTCGAGTAATCCTAACGATCCGAAAGTCAGCCCGAAGGCGTATATTCTCAGCGACGCCGACTGGAAGTAA
- a CDS encoding DUF4465 domain-containing protein: MLIRLPLVCLMAAASLCSVARATSITVDFDNLLPADSYENGKQVAGPFNFQEVYFSNYFDNTFGDYWEGWAYSTKTDTTTGGYTNQYSAFPGSGAESAGYGVGFTGGFSTAPVITLPDGYQAQSMMVTNSTYAALAIRDGNDGGFGSVRQFGAGDFFKLEITGRDGGGAPTGSPIDVYLADYRNGASFLASQWETIDLSPLGPAKTLHFMLSSTDNDPVYGMNTPAYFAIDQLVLQSVPEPAAWLLAIGCIGFLAGIKLVRRPAGSA; encoded by the coding sequence ATGCTAATTCGTTTACCACTTGTGTGCCTGATGGCTGCCGCTTCGCTGTGCAGCGTTGCGCGGGCAACCAGCATCACCGTCGATTTCGACAATCTGCTTCCCGCTGATTCGTACGAAAACGGCAAACAAGTCGCCGGTCCATTCAATTTTCAGGAAGTCTACTTCAGTAACTATTTTGACAACACGTTTGGCGACTACTGGGAAGGATGGGCTTACTCCACCAAGACCGATACGACAACCGGCGGCTATACCAATCAATATTCTGCATTCCCCGGCAGTGGCGCAGAGTCGGCAGGTTATGGCGTCGGCTTTACCGGCGGGTTCTCGACCGCACCGGTCATCACGCTTCCCGACGGCTATCAAGCCCAGTCGATGATGGTGACCAATTCGACTTACGCGGCACTGGCCATTCGCGACGGCAACGATGGCGGCTTCGGCAGTGTGCGGCAATTTGGCGCAGGCGATTTTTTCAAGCTGGAAATCACCGGTCGCGATGGCGGCGGCGCACCGACCGGCTCGCCGATCGACGTTTACCTGGCCGACTATCGCAACGGGGCCAGCTTTCTCGCCTCGCAATGGGAGACCATCGATCTGTCGCCCCTTGGCCCCGCGAAGACGTTGCACTTTATGCTCTCGTCCACCGACAACGATCCGGTTTACGGCATGAATACGCCTGCGTATTTCGCCATCGATCAACTCGTGCTGCAATCGGTGCCGGAGCCAGCCGCCTGGCTATTAGCCATCGGCTGCATTGGCTTCTTAGCCGGCATCAAGCTCGTGAGACGCCCAGCAGGCTCTGCCTAG
- the asnB gene encoding asparagine synthase (glutamine-hydrolyzing), with product MCGILGAWQLDGAPVDERIVVACRDTLTARGPNDAGVFVSGPVALAHRRLSIIDLSPLGRMPMSNEAGDIWATFNGEIYNFQTLRGELEAHGHQFRSHTDSEVILHSYEQWGTDCFARFDGMFAIGLWDGIQRQMVLARSPHGKKPLYYYYSPGKLLLFGSTMRPLVNWPGFPRELDRQAIYDYMQCEAVYAPRSLIQNTYKVRPGSYVVVDDAGNVGEYEYWNLAEIARRGPLSFGDEQEAYEEFERLMRSAVKKRLVADVPLGAFLSGGIDSSLVVALMAEGSGERVRSFTAGFVPTATDESRYAREVAQRLGVSNEVFSFTGNDILPYVADISRLCDEPIKHYSALPLLAISQAASKEVRVVLTGDGGDELFGGYRYFEWVRRFDYYAKLVGPRLRRILAGAGRWLPGRKLNWLAKHSSAPDAAAFFGELTGRMYDLPIENLLPDGWKPIDQVQFAAAFVRQQCNLQAIEGAMLYDVLYPMVEAILVKADRATMAFSLEARSPLLDQPLSEFAVRMPLSLRHNKRALRRMLTRYLPPQLVQRPKMGFNPPMGDWFRGGLRELLCDALSTESVRRRDLFRPEVVQRLLNEHLNRSHNHVIVLWALLTMELWLREFVDAPAASSRQLSQTEPTGA from the coding sequence GTGTGCGGCATCCTTGGTGCATGGCAACTCGACGGGGCGCCCGTCGATGAACGGATTGTCGTGGCGTGCCGCGACACGCTAACCGCTCGCGGTCCGAACGACGCCGGGGTATTCGTTTCCGGCCCTGTTGCCCTCGCTCACCGTCGGCTGTCGATTATCGATCTCAGCCCGTTGGGGCGAATGCCGATGTCAAACGAAGCCGGCGACATCTGGGCGACGTTCAACGGTGAGATCTACAACTTTCAAACGCTACGCGGCGAGTTGGAAGCTCATGGGCATCAATTTCGCAGCCACACCGACAGCGAAGTCATTTTGCACTCCTATGAGCAATGGGGGACCGACTGTTTCGCGAGGTTCGACGGAATGTTTGCGATTGGCCTTTGGGATGGCATCCAGCGACAAATGGTGCTGGCACGCAGCCCGCATGGCAAAAAGCCATTGTATTACTACTACTCGCCGGGAAAGCTGCTGCTGTTCGGCTCGACGATGCGCCCGCTCGTGAATTGGCCTGGCTTTCCTCGCGAACTTGATCGACAGGCCATCTACGATTACATGCAATGCGAGGCGGTCTATGCGCCGCGCAGCCTAATTCAGAATACTTACAAAGTGCGGCCTGGCAGCTATGTCGTTGTCGATGATGCCGGCAACGTCGGCGAATACGAATACTGGAACCTGGCGGAAATCGCACGGCGCGGACCACTTTCATTTGGCGATGAACAGGAGGCATATGAAGAATTTGAGCGATTGATGCGTTCGGCCGTGAAGAAGCGTCTGGTCGCAGATGTGCCGCTGGGCGCGTTTTTGTCGGGCGGAATTGATTCCAGTTTAGTCGTTGCCTTGATGGCCGAGGGAAGTGGCGAACGGGTCCGCTCCTTCACGGCCGGATTTGTCCCGACCGCAACCGACGAAAGCCGTTATGCCCGCGAAGTGGCCCAGCGATTGGGCGTTTCCAATGAGGTGTTTTCCTTTACCGGCAACGACATCCTGCCGTATGTGGCCGATATATCTCGCCTATGCGATGAGCCGATCAAGCATTATTCGGCGCTGCCGCTCTTGGCGATTTCGCAAGCCGCTTCCAAAGAAGTGCGGGTGGTGCTGACGGGCGACGGTGGGGACGAATTGTTTGGCGGCTATCGCTACTTTGAATGGGTGCGACGATTCGACTACTATGCAAAACTCGTCGGTCCAAGACTTCGACGAATTCTCGCTGGTGCTGGGCGGTGGTTGCCGGGCCGAAAACTAAATTGGCTCGCAAAGCACTCCAGCGCCCCCGACGCCGCCGCATTCTTCGGCGAGCTAACAGGCCGAATGTATGACCTTCCGATCGAAAATCTGTTGCCAGACGGCTGGAAGCCGATCGACCAAGTTCAATTTGCTGCAGCATTCGTGCGTCAACAATGCAATTTGCAGGCGATCGAAGGAGCGATGCTTTACGATGTGCTCTATCCAATGGTGGAAGCCATCCTGGTCAAGGCCGATCGAGCCACCATGGCATTTTCACTGGAAGCGCGTTCTCCACTGTTGGATCAGCCGCTGTCCGAGTTCGCGGTGCGGATGCCATTGAGCTTGCGGCATAATAAGCGGGCTTTACGTAGGATGTTGACTCGCTATTTGCCGCCGCAACTCGTGCAGCGCCCCAAAATGGGCTTTAACCCGCCCATGGGCGATTGGTTTCGCGGCGGGCTACGCGAGTTGCTGTGTGATGCGCTATCGACGGAATCGGTTCGCCGCCGCGATCTATTCCGGCCCGAGGTCGTACAGCGCCTGCTCAACGAGCATCTGAATCGAAGCCACAACCATGTGATCGTCCTCTGGGCGCTGCTCACGATGGAACTGTGGCTGAGAGAGTTTGTGGATGCACCAGCAGCTTCGAGTCGACAGCTAAGCCAAACCGAACCAACTGGAGCGTAA
- a CDS encoding TIGR00730 family Rossman fold protein — MVRKEDQKVNDSRPPAPTGKVPSGPAAAANGKVPVASVEKHSASRELASALIAAAAIDPVAIPAALDSVVDGNVHALARDRITDLIEQIKESAEKLAADKPSRGDLKILSRTMRELRYAFKVFSPYRSRRKVTVFGSARTRPDKGAYQQAVEFGRAMAERGWLVVTGAASGIMEAGHVGAGRENSMGLNIMLPFEQSSNPIIAGDPKLVHMKYFFTRKLMFVKECDAVCLFPGGFGTLDEGLEVLTLLQTGKRDMVPVVFLDEPGGQFWQPFMKFIEDRLLADKMISPEDLSLYKLTDSVDAAVEEILGFFRVYHSMRYVKNNLVIRLHDPISDRLLKEINERFGDIIVDGQFTLSGPLREERDEPALVALPRLVFHFNRRSLGRLRQLIDCLNRGACGCCEASSN; from the coding sequence ATGGTACGCAAGGAAGACCAAAAAGTGAACGATTCTCGACCACCAGCGCCGACCGGAAAGGTTCCTTCAGGGCCTGCCGCCGCGGCAAATGGCAAGGTTCCGGTGGCCAGCGTCGAAAAGCACTCCGCTTCGCGTGAATTGGCTAGCGCGCTGATTGCGGCTGCCGCGATCGATCCAGTAGCAATACCTGCTGCACTCGATAGCGTTGTCGATGGCAATGTCCATGCACTGGCTCGAGATCGCATCACCGACCTCATCGAACAAATCAAAGAATCAGCAGAAAAGCTGGCGGCCGACAAACCATCGCGCGGCGATTTGAAGATCCTCAGCCGCACGATGCGCGAACTGCGATATGCGTTCAAGGTCTTTTCACCCTATCGCTCGCGGCGCAAGGTGACGGTTTTTGGCTCAGCCCGCACGCGGCCGGACAAAGGTGCCTATCAGCAAGCCGTTGAGTTCGGCCGTGCGATGGCCGAGCGTGGCTGGCTGGTCGTTACCGGTGCGGCCAGCGGCATCATGGAAGCGGGGCACGTCGGCGCAGGGCGGGAAAACTCGATGGGGCTGAACATCATGCTCCCGTTCGAGCAGTCGTCGAACCCGATCATCGCCGGCGACCCGAAGCTGGTTCACATGAAGTACTTCTTCACGCGGAAGCTGATGTTCGTGAAGGAGTGTGATGCCGTTTGCCTGTTCCCTGGCGGCTTTGGAACGCTTGACGAAGGGCTGGAAGTGCTCACGCTCTTGCAAACCGGCAAGCGCGACATGGTCCCCGTCGTGTTCCTCGACGAGCCGGGCGGACAATTCTGGCAACCCTTTATGAAATTCATCGAAGATCGCTTGCTGGCGGACAAGATGATCTCGCCGGAAGACCTGTCGCTCTACAAGCTGACCGACTCGGTCGACGCGGCCGTCGAAGAAATTCTGGGCTTTTTCCGCGTCTATCACAGCATGAGGTATGTGAAGAATAATCTGGTGATTCGGTTACACGATCCAATCTCCGATCGGTTGCTCAAGGAGATCAATGAGCGGTTTGGCGACATCATCGTCGATGGCCAATTCACGCTGAGCGGGCCGCTGCGCGAAGAGCGCGACGAGCCGGCGCTCGTCGCGTTGCCGAGACTGGTGTTCCATTTCAACCGCCGCAGCCTGGGGCGCTTACGGCAATTGATCGACTGCCTCAATCGAGGCGCTTGTGGGTGCTGCGAAGCGAGCAGCAACTGA
- a CDS encoding DUF1559 domain-containing protein, which translates to MAMFISLTSRTAKAGPGPSMSAPSKRGNRHDRMAARRSATSTARLSWIAPPSPCIIRPSSSAFRHSPTLFAFRSSLVPHRSSIGFTLVELLVVVAIIGVLIALLLPAVQAAREAARRAQCENNLKQIGLAMQSYHSTQGAFPRGGWPATSANFSWTACLLPHLEEQPLYERLHRDVPYTDAANLAAGQAALAVLLCPTAPSNQQLKQSADLPRVSKQLYARTCYGAVNGERGLRAPGASNSPERGAMIFEKNISLREIADGASHTILVAEAPEGIHAIWISVRNLFDQSKPINTPAEFAPQYVFYDYGQELSSYHPGGAFAMFADGSARFLRDSIDDRTLAALCSRAGSETISEY; encoded by the coding sequence ATGGCTATGTTCATCTCATTGACATCTCGAACTGCCAAGGCTGGCCCCGGCCCGTCGATGTCTGCACCCTCGAAGCGTGGGAACAGACACGACCGAATGGCAGCTCGTCGATCAGCAACTTCAACCGCTCGCCTTTCATGGATCGCGCCGCCTTCACCGTGCATCATTCGCCCGTCGTCTTCCGCCTTCCGCCATTCGCCTACATTATTTGCGTTTCGTTCATCGCTGGTCCCTCATCGTTCGTCGATCGGGTTCACCTTGGTGGAGCTACTTGTGGTCGTCGCCATCATCGGCGTTCTCATCGCCCTACTGCTCCCCGCGGTACAAGCGGCCCGCGAAGCCGCACGTCGCGCCCAATGCGAAAACAACTTGAAGCAGATTGGCTTGGCGATGCAGTCCTATCACAGCACACAGGGGGCATTTCCCCGCGGCGGTTGGCCGGCGACCAGTGCAAATTTTAGCTGGACCGCTTGCCTGCTGCCGCACCTCGAAGAACAACCGCTATACGAAAGGCTCCATCGCGATGTGCCCTACACCGACGCCGCCAACCTAGCCGCTGGCCAAGCCGCGCTGGCGGTGCTGCTTTGCCCCACTGCTCCGTCGAACCAGCAACTAAAGCAGTCGGCCGATTTGCCCAGGGTTTCAAAGCAGCTTTATGCTCGCACGTGCTACGGCGCGGTGAATGGCGAGCGAGGGCTGCGCGCGCCTGGCGCGTCGAACAGTCCGGAACGGGGTGCGATGATCTTCGAAAAGAATATCTCGCTGCGCGAAATCGCCGACGGCGCTTCGCACACGATCCTGGTTGCAGAAGCTCCCGAGGGAATCCACGCCATTTGGATCAGCGTTCGCAATCTGTTCGATCAATCGAAGCCAATCAACACGCCCGCCGAGTTCGCGCCGCAATACGTATTCTACGACTATGGCCAGGAACTAAGCAGCTATCACCCTGGCGGCGCTTTTGCGATGTTTGCCGACGGTTCGGCTCGGTTTTTGCGCGATTCGATCGACGATCGTACCCTTGCTGCGCTCTGTTCGCGCGCCGGCAGCGAGACGATTTCAGAATATTGA
- a CDS encoding glycosyltransferase family 4 protein: MHIILNTSTLFKGGALQTSTAFILQALADPAGIQWQFILSAESARQVTRFRPLPPQTDVFNRSPARHRPSRRRLAELVAQSRPDLVFTFSGPAYVKFPTPHAVGVTDGWVTHSTWTAYRSVRFPREWLFFALNSLYKIYWYRKANQWFVQTELARRGLHRRARIPLERIVVVPNTCGEHYRAATVASRFPGPTEKLRLLSFSASYSHKNLILLPDIASQLQRIEPALDFEMVVTLPPEDALLERINRRAARLGVERRMVNRGPIPVVEGPDLYRSCHVCLLPTHIETYSATYAESMSMGLPIVTTDLNFAHDACRDAALYFQPRNAVAAAEQIQRLIHDPALRQQLVARGRQIVSELPTPRQRYEMYVAALKRLASES; encoded by the coding sequence ATGCACATCATCCTTAACACTTCGACATTATTCAAGGGCGGAGCACTCCAAACCTCGACCGCCTTTATCCTCCAAGCGCTGGCCGACCCCGCCGGGATTCAATGGCAGTTTATCCTGTCAGCCGAAAGTGCGCGGCAAGTTACTCGCTTTCGGCCGCTGCCTCCACAAACCGACGTTTTCAATCGCTCTCCCGCCCGGCATCGGCCGAGTCGGCGGCGATTGGCCGAATTGGTCGCCCAGTCGCGGCCCGATCTGGTGTTCACGTTTAGCGGGCCGGCCTATGTGAAGTTTCCGACACCGCATGCCGTCGGCGTAACCGACGGCTGGGTTACGCATTCGACATGGACCGCTTATCGATCGGTGCGCTTTCCGCGCGAATGGCTGTTCTTCGCGCTCAACTCGCTCTACAAAATCTATTGGTATCGCAAGGCCAATCAGTGGTTTGTTCAAACGGAACTTGCTCGCCGCGGCTTGCACCGCCGGGCGCGCATTCCGCTGGAACGGATTGTCGTTGTGCCCAACACATGCGGCGAACACTATCGCGCGGCAACGGTGGCATCGCGCTTTCCAGGGCCAACCGAAAAACTCCGCCTGCTAAGCTTTTCCGCATCATATTCGCACAAGAACTTGATTCTTCTGCCTGATATCGCCAGCCAATTGCAACGAATCGAGCCGGCGCTGGATTTCGAAATGGTGGTTACCTTGCCCCCTGAAGACGCGCTGCTGGAGCGCATCAATCGCCGTGCCGCCCGGCTTGGCGTCGAGCGGCGAATGGTCAATCGCGGCCCTATCCCCGTCGTCGAAGGGCCTGACCTCTATCGTTCGTGCCACGTTTGCTTGCTGCCGACGCACATTGAGACATACTCGGCCACCTATGCCGAGTCGATGTCGATGGGGCTGCCGATTGTGACCACCGATTTGAATTTTGCCCACGATGCCTGTCGCGATGCGGCCCTGTATTTTCAGCCTCGCAACGCCGTGGCCGCCGCAGAGCAGATTCAGCGGCTCATCCACGATCCGGCATTGCGCCAACAACTGGTGGCTCGCGGCAGGCAAATCGTTTCGGAGCTTCCCACCCCCCGCCAGCGATATGAAATGTATGTCGCGGCACTCAAGCGGCTGGCAAGTGAAAGCTGA
- a CDS encoding S9 family peptidase has translation MSIATTMVAVLILAVGAPPSTARRAVSDTHHGVTIADNYRWLEDSSSDKVRQWSDAQNAYARKYLDALPDIATIRAQIAKIMRAKTFRYGELKYVAGKLFAIKQQPPKQQPFLLVMDWPEGLSDARVLVDPNELDSKGGPAIDWYVPSPSGKLVAVSLSTGGSESGDVHLFDVATGKPFDEVVPRVNGGTAGGDLSWAADGSGFYYSRYPRAGERPKADLDFVTQFYFHQLGTPSEADRYELGKDFPRIAEIKLTTAKTGHVLCTMQHGDGGEFELFWRSPGGTWKQISKVFDQIVAGTFGAKGDLFLISRKDAPRGVILKLAPDTPFLSAAKKIVPEGQDSIVSNFYGGDSIVPTDTRLYVEYQLGGPSEIRVFDHDGKLQPMPQQLPVSTVGGMTGLSEDQLLFINESFVDPPAVYLYQPTTGTTEKTVLATPSPVSFDGIQVAREFATSRDGTKVPLSILMPKAAKLDGTNPCLVTGYGGYSLSLTPRYSPTRRVLLDQGVIVVVANLRGGSEYGEAWHLAGNLTNKQNVFDDFAAVLKFLIDHRYTSPKHLAIEGGSNGGLLMGATFTQHPELMKAVVSHVGIYDMLRSELSPNGAFNIPEFGTVKNPEQFKALYAYSPYHRVKDGTKYPAILMLTGSNDPRVDPMQSRKMIARLQAASASPAPILLRTSENTGHGLGTPLDERINELADVDAFIFAQLGIKWK, from the coding sequence ATGTCCATCGCAACCACCATGGTGGCCGTTTTGATATTAGCGGTCGGCGCACCTCCGTCGACGGCGCGACGCGCGGTTTCCGACACGCATCACGGAGTGACGATCGCCGATAATTACCGCTGGCTGGAGGATTCCTCATCCGATAAGGTCCGCCAGTGGAGTGATGCGCAAAACGCTTATGCGAGGAAGTATCTCGATGCACTTCCGGACATCGCGACGATTCGCGCGCAAATTGCGAAGATCATGCGGGCCAAGACCTTTCGCTACGGCGAATTGAAGTACGTCGCCGGAAAATTGTTTGCCATCAAACAACAGCCGCCCAAGCAACAACCATTTTTGCTCGTCATGGATTGGCCAGAGGGCCTTTCTGACGCTAGGGTGCTTGTCGATCCCAATGAATTGGATTCCAAAGGGGGCCCGGCAATCGATTGGTACGTGCCCAGTCCCAGTGGTAAGCTGGTCGCAGTTTCTCTCTCCACTGGAGGCAGCGAAAGCGGCGACGTACATTTGTTTGATGTTGCCACCGGCAAACCCTTTGACGAGGTTGTGCCCCGGGTCAACGGAGGGACGGCCGGCGGCGACCTAAGCTGGGCGGCGGATGGCTCCGGCTTCTATTATTCGCGGTATCCACGAGCAGGAGAGCGGCCGAAAGCCGATCTCGACTTTGTCACGCAATTTTATTTTCATCAGCTTGGTACGCCCTCGGAGGCAGACCGCTACGAACTCGGCAAAGATTTTCCGCGGATTGCGGAAATCAAGCTGACCACCGCCAAAACCGGACACGTACTGTGTACGATGCAGCACGGCGACGGGGGCGAGTTTGAACTATTCTGGCGTTCGCCGGGGGGTACATGGAAGCAAATTAGCAAGGTTTTCGATCAAATTGTCGCTGGCACATTCGGGGCGAAAGGCGATCTGTTTCTCATTTCCCGCAAGGACGCGCCGCGGGGAGTGATTTTGAAACTAGCTCCCGATACGCCGTTCTTGTCGGCCGCCAAGAAAATTGTGCCCGAAGGACAAGATTCGATCGTCAGCAATTTCTACGGTGGCGATTCAATCGTGCCGACCGACACGCGGCTGTATGTCGAGTATCAACTCGGCGGACCTTCGGAAATTCGCGTTTTCGATCACGATGGCAAGCTGCAGCCGATGCCGCAGCAACTGCCCGTATCGACCGTCGGCGGCATGACGGGCTTGTCCGAGGATCAGTTGCTTTTCATCAATGAATCGTTCGTCGATCCGCCGGCGGTTTATCTCTATCAACCTACGACGGGAACGACTGAAAAAACCGTGCTGGCGACTCCCTCACCGGTCAGCTTCGACGGCATCCAGGTCGCACGAGAATTTGCCACTTCCCGAGACGGCACGAAGGTTCCGCTGAGCATCCTGATGCCGAAAGCGGCCAAGCTCGATGGCACGAATCCTTGCCTGGTAACCGGTTACGGTGGATATAGCCTCAGTCTCACCCCGCGGTATAGTCCAACCCGGCGCGTGTTGCTCGATCAAGGAGTGATCGTTGTCGTGGCAAATCTTCGCGGCGGCAGCGAATATGGCGAAGCCTGGCACTTGGCCGGCAATCTCACCAACAAGCAAAACGTCTTCGACGATTTTGCCGCCGTGCTGAAGTTTTTGATCGATCATCGCTATACATCACCGAAACATTTGGCGATCGAAGGTGGAAGCAACGGCGGCCTGTTGATGGGGGCGACCTTCACGCAGCATCCCGAACTGATGAAGGCCGTCGTCTCGCACGTGGGTATCTACGACATGCTGCGCTCGGAACTGTCGCCGAACGGCGCTTTCAACATTCCCGAATTCGGCACCGTGAAAAATCCTGAGCAATTCAAAGCGCTCTACGCCTATTCACCATACCATCGCGTAAAAGACGGCACAAAATATCCGGCAATTCTCATGCTCACCGGCAGCAACGACCCGCGCGTTGATCCGATGCAATCGCGGAAGATGATCGCCCGCCTGCAGGCGGCCAGCGCCTCGCCTGCGCCAATTCTGCTGCGGACCAGCGAAAACACCGGGCACGGACTGGGTACGCCGCTCGATGAGAGGATCAACGAACTAGCCGACGTGGATGCGTTTATTTTCGCGCAGCTCGGAATCAAATGGAAGTAG
- the rsmG gene encoding 16S rRNA (guanine(527)-N(7))-methyltransferase RsmG: MSAALARHDIQLPAAQIVALERYCQRLWDWNERLNLTRHTTYEKFVVRDVVDSWQLANLLQPGERMLDVGTGGGVPGAVIAILRPDLKVALCDSVNKKAKAVEAIVRESGITAKVHHGRAELLLEANRFDTLVIRAVAPLEKLLRWFKPHWKNFGRLLVIKGPSWLDERAAARHQGLMAGLRLRKAATYPLAGTDSESAILEIKPQEQ, from the coding sequence TTGTCAGCCGCGCTCGCGCGGCATGACATCCAATTGCCCGCCGCGCAAATTGTCGCGCTAGAGCGTTACTGCCAGCGGCTGTGGGATTGGAACGAGCGGTTGAATCTTACGCGACACACTACCTACGAAAAGTTCGTCGTCCGCGATGTCGTTGACAGTTGGCAATTGGCCAATTTATTGCAGCCCGGCGAGCGAATGCTGGATGTCGGCACTGGTGGCGGCGTGCCCGGAGCCGTCATCGCCATCTTACGGCCCGACTTGAAAGTTGCCCTCTGCGATTCTGTCAATAAGAAGGCAAAAGCCGTCGAAGCGATTGTCCGCGAGTCGGGCATTACGGCCAAAGTGCATCATGGCCGCGCGGAATTACTGCTGGAGGCGAATCGGTTCGACACGCTGGTGATCCGCGCCGTCGCTCCACTGGAGAAGCTGCTTCGCTGGTTTAAGCCGCATTGGAAAAACTTTGGCCGGCTGCTAGTCATCAAGGGGCCAAGCTGGCTTGACGAACGTGCCGCGGCACGCCATCAGGGGCTGATGGCGGGGCTGCGATTGCGAAAAGCCGCGACCTATCCGCTCGCGGGGACCGATTCGGAAAGCGCGATCTTGGAAATCAAGCCGCAGGAACAGTAG